A genomic stretch from Elusimicrobiota bacterium includes:
- a CDS encoding FKBP-type peptidyl-prolyl cis-trans isomerase → MELKHILLLAALFAVSCNKKTGQIKETDMGKSSQSQEVTTPSGLKYTDNVVGAGASPETGQRVTVHYTGTLTNGTKFDSSLDRGQPFAFNIGVGQVIKGWDEGVASMKVGGKRRLYIPAALGYGSRGAGGVIPPNADLIFDVELLGIQ, encoded by the coding sequence ATGGAATTGAAACATATTTTACTGCTGGCCGCTTTGTTCGCGGTCTCATGCAATAAAAAAACAGGCCAAATAAAGGAAACGGATATGGGCAAATCCTCTCAATCTCAAGAAGTCACGACTCCCTCCGGACTTAAATATACAGACAATGTCGTCGGCGCCGGCGCCTCGCCTGAGACCGGACAGCGCGTCACCGTTCATTACACGGGGACCTTAACCAACGGCACAAAATTTGACAGCTCGCTTGATCGCGGGCAGCCCTTCGCCTTCAACATCGGCGTGGGCCAAGTGATCAAGGGTTGGGACGAAGGCGTCGCGAGCATGAAAGTCGGCGGTAAACGGCGGCTGTATATCCCTGCGGCCTTGGGTTATGGCTCAAGAGGAGCCGGCGGCGTGATCCCGCCCAACGCCGATCTCATCTTCGACGTCGAACTTTTAGGCATCCAGTAA
- a CDS encoding acyl-CoA carboxylase subunit beta — protein MPAALKKSRSALPSAKTKQLVELKEQCVQGTSPEKIEAQKAKGKLTARERIGYLLDEGSFQEIGLFAKTRAKDFNLQEKCPPGDGVVTGIGRIRGKQVALFAQDFTVLGGSLGLAHAVKIARLMDIAIENKMPIIGLLDSGGARIQEGVDSLDGYAQVFARNVKASGVVPQISAILGPCAGGAVYSPALTDFVFMVEGISHMFITGPDVVEKATGEKVDFATLGGALMHGQQSGVCHFVAQSEPDCFRQIKELLSYLPGSFRESPPSAITTDKETREVPVLELLCEMDPKKPYWVQHAIRQVADEHKFFEIHQNYAKNIVVGFLRLGGKVVGAVANNPAQMAGALDTHASHKAARFIRFLNTFNIPLLTFVDVGGYWPGVDQEQNGIIRHGAKLLFAYAEATIPKVTVILRKAYGGAYIAMGSKFLNGDFNFALPSAEIAVMGPQGAIEILYSKEIKQSQNPAATREQLSREYAEKFASPYQAAAAGSIDEVIEPKMLRTRLIRAFQALAQKRMPGAQVLKGNIPL, from the coding sequence ATGCCCGCGGCCTTGAAAAAAAGCCGCAGCGCTTTGCCGAGCGCTAAAACCAAACAGCTCGTCGAGCTCAAGGAACAATGCGTCCAAGGAACTTCGCCGGAGAAAATCGAGGCTCAAAAGGCGAAAGGCAAACTCACGGCCCGCGAGAGAATCGGGTACCTGCTTGATGAAGGCAGTTTTCAGGAAATTGGTCTCTTCGCCAAGACTCGAGCCAAGGATTTCAACCTGCAGGAGAAATGCCCTCCCGGCGACGGCGTGGTGACGGGCATCGGCCGGATCCGCGGAAAACAAGTCGCTCTTTTTGCCCAAGACTTTACGGTATTGGGCGGCTCCCTGGGCTTGGCCCATGCCGTCAAAATCGCCCGTTTGATGGACATTGCGATCGAGAACAAAATGCCGATTATCGGGCTGCTCGATTCCGGCGGAGCCAGGATTCAAGAGGGCGTCGATAGTTTGGACGGCTACGCCCAGGTCTTTGCCAGAAACGTCAAGGCTTCCGGCGTTGTTCCGCAGATCTCCGCTATTTTGGGCCCCTGCGCCGGAGGCGCGGTTTACTCCCCGGCTTTAACCGATTTTGTTTTTATGGTCGAGGGCATCAGCCACATGTTCATCACCGGGCCGGATGTGGTTGAAAAGGCGACCGGAGAGAAAGTTGATTTTGCGACGCTGGGGGGCGCGCTCATGCACGGCCAGCAAAGCGGCGTCTGTCATTTTGTGGCTCAGAGCGAGCCGGATTGTTTCCGGCAGATCAAGGAGCTGTTAAGCTACCTGCCCGGCAGCTTCCGGGAGAGCCCGCCTTCCGCCATCACCACGGACAAGGAGACCAGAGAAGTTCCTGTTCTTGAGCTTTTATGCGAAATGGACCCCAAAAAACCCTATTGGGTTCAGCACGCCATCCGCCAGGTCGCGGATGAGCATAAATTTTTTGAAATTCATCAAAATTACGCCAAAAACATCGTGGTCGGATTTTTGAGGCTGGGGGGCAAGGTTGTCGGCGCGGTGGCCAATAATCCGGCTCAAATGGCGGGCGCTTTGGATACCCATGCCTCTCACAAAGCCGCGCGTTTCATCCGGTTTCTCAACACCTTCAATATTCCGCTGTTGACGTTCGTGGACGTGGGCGGCTACTGGCCCGGCGTTGACCAGGAGCAAAACGGCATCATCCGCCACGGCGCCAAACTCCTCTTTGCCTATGCCGAGGCCACGATCCCCAAAGTCACGGTTATTTTAAGGAAGGCCTATGGGGGCGCCTATATCGCCATGGGCTCCAAATTTTTAAACGGCGATTTTAATTTCGCGCTGCCTTCGGCGGAGATCGCGGTGATGGGGCCCCAAGGGGCCATTGAAATTCTTTACTCCAAAGAGATCAAGCAATCGCAAAATCCAGCGGCAACGAGAGAACAGTTGAGCCGGGAATATGCCGAGAAGTTCGCTTCTCCTTATCAAGCCGCGGCCGCCGGTTCCATTGATGAGGTCATCGAGCCCAAGATGCTGCGCACGCGGCTTATCCGGGCTTTCCAGGCGTTGGCGCAAAAGAGAATGCCGGGCGCCCAGGTCCTTAAGGGCAATATCCCTCTTTAG
- a CDS encoding 4'-phosphopantetheinyl transferase superfamily protein: MSLFIKLVPVAGVEPEHCALLTPKENRMLMGFKIRKRQAEWLAGRMAAKRALVEALGSLGHSVKPQDIEVLPDSSGRPLWSLTNADASAVPVAAACSLSHSGEWAIACASIASRRLGIDIEKIEDRHPAWFEEAFHPAERAGIISIEAAADCWAQKEALLKFLGLGLNCDLWNVRPPLFFGRAKEAHENLGAPAVHMRRWSMGSYRLALAYS, encoded by the coding sequence GTGAGCCTGTTCATCAAACTCGTTCCTGTCGCCGGCGTGGAGCCTGAGCATTGCGCATTGTTGACGCCGAAGGAAAACAGGATGTTGATGGGTTTTAAAATCCGCAAAAGACAAGCGGAGTGGCTGGCCGGCCGCATGGCCGCCAAGCGCGCGCTTGTGGAGGCCCTGGGTTCGCTCGGCCATTCGGTGAAACCCCAAGACATCGAAGTGTTGCCCGATTCCTCGGGCCGGCCCCTGTGGAGCCTCACCAATGCGGATGCTTCCGCGGTTCCCGTCGCTGCCGCTTGTTCTCTTTCACACAGCGGCGAGTGGGCGATCGCCTGCGCTTCGATCGCCAGCCGGCGCCTGGGCATCGACATCGAGAAAATTGAGGACCGGCACCCTGCTTGGTTCGAAGAGGCGTTTCACCCGGCGGAGCGCGCGGGGATCATCTCCATTGAAGCGGCCGCGGATTGTTGGGCGCAAAAAGAGGCTTTGCTTAAATTTTTAGGTTTGGGCTTGAACTGCGATCTCTGGAACGTCCGGCCGCCGTTGTTCTTCGGCCGCGCCAAAGAGGCGCATGAAAATCTGGGCGCTCCGGCGGTCCACATGAGAAGATGGAGCATGGGTTCCTACCGGCTGGCGCTGGCTTATTCATAA
- a CDS encoding Crp/Fnr family transcriptional regulator, whose protein sequence is MAFSRADILKFLTSIEPFRSLEKKDLETIADAVREKTFGKGETVFNEGETADSVWVLFKGRVQIFKYTSDGKPFAIEVLGPGELFGTLCRLGGNGRDYPCTAIASEKTSVFKILDRTFLEYYMKSPGFIRGVCSLCSERLKDVQDLRCQSQETVPYRLVTTLLRLYGVHGETIPFTKRELSQLIGATLETTFRELKELQKKGCLSSSWGKIVIKKPELLRKAADKL, encoded by the coding sequence ATGGCTTTTTCCCGGGCGGATATCCTTAAATTTTTGACCTCTATCGAGCCGTTTCGTTCGCTTGAGAAGAAAGACCTGGAAACTATCGCGGATGCGGTCCGGGAAAAGACATTCGGCAAGGGCGAGACGGTTTTTAACGAGGGGGAAACAGCCGACAGCGTCTGGGTGCTTTTTAAGGGCAGGGTTCAGATTTTTAAATACACGTCGGACGGCAAGCCTTTTGCCATCGAAGTGTTGGGCCCGGGCGAGCTCTTCGGAACGCTTTGCCGGTTGGGCGGCAACGGCCGGGATTACCCGTGCACGGCGATCGCCTCGGAAAAAACCAGCGTCTTCAAAATTCTAGACCGGACTTTTCTCGAATATTACATGAAAAGCCCGGGATTTATCCGCGGCGTTTGCTCCTTGTGTTCCGAGCGCCTTAAGGACGTCCAAGATTTGCGTTGCCAATCGCAGGAGACCGTCCCCTATCGCTTGGTCACCACCCTTCTTCGGCTCTACGGCGTGCACGGCGAAACCATCCCTTTTACCAAGAGGGAACTTTCCCAGTTGATCGGCGCCACCCTGGAGACGACGTTTAGGGAGCTCAAAGAGCTTCAAAAGAAAGGCTGCCTGAGCTCCTCCTGGGGGAAAATTGTGATCAAGAAACCCGAATTGCTCAGAAAAGCCGCCGATAAGCTTTAG
- the rnr gene encoding ribonuclease R: MTEWPAPDSWAGGVLIEALGSRANPDVDLKALLRKFDLRVEFPAEVQAEAESFAGEVPESAWQGRETFFHIPVFTIDGADAKDFDDAVSLEERPEGGWRLGVHIADVAHYVAEGRPLDVESYRRSTSVYLVNKVVPMLPFKLSDGLCSLVPDQVRLTLSCLMDLNSQGRVVSHRIVESAIRSAKRFTYEDVESILRGGAGAGAPSAVIDSVKKMGYLARLLRKLRFKRGSLDFDFPEPYIVTDEGGRPVDVRRRERLESHRLIEEFMLMANETVATEMRRFPFLYRIHERPDTFKMGKLEEMLKAAGLAVPPGFHQGRPSALGKVLESVKGKPVEGMIHMMVLRTLKQAVYSPANAGHYGLASACYTHFTSPIRRYPDLAVHRIVKERLRGNLSARRQEHWKTILPNIGLWTSQCERLAVDAEREFLDLKKVQVMTSRVGESFNGIISNVTAFGFFVQLNDIFVEGLVHVSNLRDDYYIYNEARSTLTGRRTGRVLHMGRPVRVKLAAANLAKRQLDFELEQALPPRGHQPAGRRKNRRFR, from the coding sequence ATCACCGAATGGCCGGCGCCCGACTCATGGGCCGGCGGGGTTTTAATCGAGGCGTTGGGATCTCGCGCAAATCCCGATGTGGATTTGAAAGCGCTTCTTAGGAAGTTCGATCTGCGCGTCGAGTTCCCGGCCGAGGTTCAGGCGGAAGCGGAATCGTTCGCAGGGGAAGTCCCGGAGTCGGCGTGGCAGGGACGGGAAACGTTTTTTCATATTCCGGTATTCACCATCGACGGAGCGGACGCCAAGGATTTTGACGATGCGGTTTCCCTCGAAGAGCGCCCGGAGGGCGGTTGGCGGCTGGGGGTGCACATCGCGGACGTGGCCCATTACGTGGCCGAAGGCCGTCCGCTGGACGTGGAATCCTACCGGCGCAGCACCAGCGTTTATCTCGTCAACAAAGTGGTCCCGATGCTGCCCTTTAAGCTTTCCGACGGGTTGTGCAGTTTGGTGCCGGATCAGGTCCGTTTAACCCTATCCTGCCTCATGGATTTGAACTCGCAAGGCCGTGTCGTGAGCCACCGGATCGTTGAAAGCGCCATCCGCAGCGCCAAGCGGTTCACGTACGAAGACGTGGAATCGATTTTAAGAGGAGGCGCCGGCGCGGGCGCGCCTTCCGCCGTGATCGATTCGGTAAAAAAGATGGGTTACCTCGCTCGTCTTTTGCGCAAGCTTCGTTTCAAGCGCGGATCCCTGGATTTTGATTTTCCCGAACCCTATATCGTTACTGATGAGGGCGGGCGGCCCGTGGACGTGCGCCGGCGCGAACGCTTGGAGAGCCATCGTTTGATCGAGGAGTTCATGCTGATGGCCAATGAAACGGTGGCGACCGAGATGCGGCGATTTCCTTTTCTTTACCGCATTCACGAACGGCCGGATACATTCAAAATGGGCAAGCTTGAGGAAATGTTGAAGGCCGCCGGCCTTGCCGTGCCGCCGGGATTTCATCAAGGACGGCCCTCGGCGCTTGGGAAAGTTCTGGAATCCGTCAAGGGAAAGCCCGTCGAGGGGATGATTCACATGATGGTCCTTCGGACTTTAAAGCAAGCGGTTTATTCTCCGGCCAACGCGGGTCATTACGGCTTGGCATCGGCTTGTTATACGCATTTCACCTCGCCGATACGCCGCTACCCTGATTTGGCCGTTCACCGGATCGTTAAAGAGCGGCTGCGCGGTAATTTGAGCGCCCGGAGGCAGGAGCATTGGAAAACGATTTTGCCGAATATCGGCCTTTGGACTTCGCAGTGCGAGCGCTTAGCCGTGGATGCGGAACGGGAATTCCTGGATTTGAAAAAAGTTCAAGTCATGACCAGCCGCGTCGGGGAATCCTTCAACGGCATCATTTCTAACGTTACGGCGTTCGGTTTTTTCGTTCAGTTGAACGATATTTTCGTTGAAGGCTTGGTGCATGTCTCAAACCTGAGGGATGATTACTACATTTACAACGAAGCCCGTTCGACGCTGACCGGACGGCGCACGGGCCGCGTCTTGCATATGGGCCGGCCGGTGCGCGTCAAATTGGCCGCGGCCAACCTCGCGAAAAGGCAATTGGATTTTGAATTGGAACAAGCGCTCCCGCCGCGCGGCCATCAACCCGCCGGCCGAAGAAAGAACCGTCGTTTCAGGTGA
- a CDS encoding HRDC domain-containing protein codes for MSVEIVATESALEGAVARAQDFPAVSLDTESDSFYRYPERLCLAQLAAGDRVWLIDTLSIRRLDSLQRLLENPHVGKIFHAAEYDVAVLRRRCPSLTKVANLFDTMAAARILGWNDLGLSAILETRFSVRLDKDMQRSNWGLRPLTKAQIHYAAEDVRYLAALSELQARELKERERWEHAREAFEALAYSEIAITEFNPEGFRSLKGAADLDGSGLARLRALYLLREQEARARHLPPFKVLTNALMVDLAGAAPSTRSQLKTIRGVSPYIFGNYGVKILKALERARAGPAVGPGPFSRRELSRDQVRLYGKLKDWRKAVAQTQGVAPDVIVSNDALKKIAKAGPGSVDALAALEVIGPWKLKEYGESLVAAVRCELP; via the coding sequence TTGTCCGTAGAGATTGTCGCCACCGAAAGCGCCTTGGAGGGCGCCGTTGCCCGGGCGCAAGATTTTCCAGCCGTTTCCTTGGACACGGAGTCCGACAGCTTTTACCGGTATCCGGAGCGTTTGTGTTTGGCGCAGTTGGCCGCCGGCGACCGGGTTTGGCTTATCGACACTCTCTCGATCCGTCGTTTGGATTCATTGCAGCGCTTGTTGGAAAACCCGCATGTGGGGAAAATTTTTCATGCCGCAGAGTACGATGTGGCGGTGCTTCGGCGGCGCTGCCCTTCCCTGACGAAGGTGGCCAACCTTTTCGATACCATGGCGGCCGCGCGCATTTTAGGCTGGAATGACCTCGGCCTGTCCGCGATTTTGGAAACCCGCTTTAGCGTCAGGCTCGACAAGGACATGCAGCGCTCCAACTGGGGGCTGCGGCCTTTAACAAAGGCGCAGATTCACTATGCGGCCGAGGACGTGCGCTATTTAGCCGCCCTGAGCGAATTGCAAGCGCGTGAATTAAAAGAACGAGAACGGTGGGAACACGCCCGCGAGGCGTTTGAGGCTTTGGCGTATTCCGAGATCGCGATCACCGAGTTCAACCCGGAGGGATTCCGTTCTCTTAAAGGAGCGGCGGATTTGGATGGCTCCGGGCTTGCCCGGCTGCGCGCCTTGTATTTGCTCAGGGAGCAGGAGGCGCGCGCCAGACATTTGCCGCCGTTTAAGGTATTGACGAACGCTTTGATGGTGGATTTGGCCGGCGCCGCGCCAAGCACGCGCTCTCAATTGAAAACTATTAGAGGGGTGTCGCCTTATATTTTCGGAAATTACGGGGTTAAGATTCTAAAAGCCTTGGAGCGCGCCCGCGCAGGTCCGGCCGTGGGCCCCGGGCCCTTTTCCCGGCGCGAGCTTAGCCGGGACCAAGTCAGACTTTACGGCAAGCTCAAGGATTGGCGCAAGGCCGTGGCTCAAACGCAGGGCGTGGCGCCAGACGTGATTGTTTCCAACGACGCGCTTAAAAAAATCGCTAAGGCCGGGCCGGGCAGTGTGGACGCGCTGGCCGCGCTCGAAGTCATCGGACCCTGGAAGCTTAAAGAGTACGGCGAATCCCTGGTTGCCGCGGTTCGTTGCGAACTCCCGTAA